The DNA window TGAGGTGCAATATCAAGATTTTGAACATAAATATAATATCAGCAAATCAACAAGATACAGttgagtatttttttcataGCAGAAACTGAAGTcactcttgttttgtgtgtctgtctctcattgatcagggacttcttgacagccttgtaggaccttaagCAATGATCTAAAAATCGGCTACGTACAGTGTGGGAGGAActctggacaccagtttggtttgtcCACTGCTGTTGAAGCTCCTGAGATGTCATTTGGCGGTTTTCCCTGCACATACAGATAAGGATGCgatcatttcttgctgaagaaaccttTGGACGCCCAGGTCTTCatttgtcttccaagctgttgattcgtctgtatttctgcagagtgtatccaactgctgacggactgcatctgcacttcctggctatctgacagcagctgtacccttcctggctgagaataTGTGTCTTCAGGTGTATTTCCTGCGTTAGGTTCCTTGTTTTGGCCAATTTtgtttctgaagaactttcaaatgtgttAGCTTTATATAGACACGAAGAACGGCAACAAAATAGTGTCTTTTAACAAAAAGCATGACCTTCATTAGTGaatcactggtaccaaaatgacccaatactcaaaaattcttatgtatttttatggaagttatcaattttaagtttttaatggcttttgtaggatttgtttagtatttagGCTGTGACTGTGCTAAAACAAATTGCACTTAAAGACcaaagagtgattcttaatgcaatatttcacaagtGCAAGGGATGTCCGAATACTTTTCCAACACTGTATGTTTTGGTACTGTGCATATTTGTGCACGTCCGTGAGTATAgatgcatgtgagtccctccctttgaaactcTTTGGTCTCCACATGCTTATCAATAGCCTGAGAGTGACCACTTATGCAACACTGTAAAAGTGTAGGTGGAATCCAGGGCTAAGAAAGTAAATGTTATCTATGTAAATCACTTAAATTCTGTGCActtattgttattttagctcAGTGTGAGAGTCTGTCCAGCTGTTTTGAGGATCTCCTGTGATTCTTCTTCTCCATGGGTGTCTATTCAGGTCAGATTTTTGTGCGTCTGCTTCTACTCATGAGTCTGCTCCTGTTCATCAGAAACAGACACAAGCAAAGACAATGATagacagacaaaatgaaaaagacattAATGAATAATTAAGTTGATAGCAGATTGTGACGACCATTCATGGTATACAACGTTACTGTGGGTTAATGATTGTGACTGGATTACTTTTTGTTGGCTGCTGCGCACATGATCTTTTATATTCAAAGGtggaggtgaaggagaaatgGTTGGTGACATATCCGTTTGGTGTGAGATGTTGGTGCTTTAGTGACATCCAACAAATCTGAACGTTATATGCATAGAAAAGCTGCAATTACACATAAGGAAAATGTAGTTAACAACATTTTTCTTACTATTGGTATTGTTTAGCACTGTACGATACGGTGCTAAGTGCCTATCCAAAACTtacaatgtaattttttttctcccagttGTCATCCCTTATTCTCCAGTCTTCTGCTTTCTTCCATTGTATGTACATGTAAGGTTGAAACTTGATTGATTCATACAATAAAACTGACTTTACAAGGGACAAACTTCTCtgtttaaataacaaaaaaaaccacacgtCCATTGTTTGTCCAATTTGCTAAACATTTTATTCACTTCCACtgatgaaatatgaataaattaaaaattagtAGAGAAACCAAATGTAATCTCTGAAGTAGGGGTGTCACAATATAGTGGTACTGAAAAAAGCTGtgatagtaaaaaaaataaaaaatcagacAGTTAGATCATGATCATAATACAAGTTTTTCCTGTCTTGAATGTTCCTGccaccacctccaccctccCAAGCACTCAGTCGGGAGCTGCTGAAGTATTGGAGAAAATGCATCTGTTTTCCCGAGTGTTCCACTGGCAGACTATAACGGGAAGGGAAGGGGCTGTGGCAGGCAAGTCTCCCAGCAGCTGATACCAGCTGCTCTATATATAGCCTCCTGAGCCTGGCCTTTGCATTAGGACACACAGACGAACGAAAGAGACACatgcttttttctttcccaTAGTTAAAAGGAATACAAAAGTAGCTTCTCTATCTGTTATATGCAAGAATCAGAAGACTCAGAATGAACAAACCCAAAATAGCCAGACCAGAGGAGAGGTAGGAGCTGCCTGTGTCTCTTAACACCAGATGATTTTCTGATCCGCATGATTGTGAAGAGGTTTCACCCGTGAAATCATACATGCTCTGTGTCCTAACAGCCAGCCAGCACATGCACTGTGGTTTGACAGAAAGAAATATGTCACCATCAACTTCATGATTCAGCGACCTAAAGATGTCCAGGTTGACATCCAGCCAGACAAAATCATTTTGTGGTAAGTTTAATGGCATCCCATGACTTAaatctttctcttttgtttgtctctgtcttGTCAGTGCAACAAAAGTCGTAGAAAACGTTTAACAAACCCTGTTCTGTCTGTAAAATAGCTGCAAGAATGAGACAGATGATGTGTACTACAATGAGCTGCACTTGTACGACAAAATCCAGATCCACGTAAGCAACCAATGTTGGCatattattaattttatatcCTGCATGCTCAAATGTAGAGTCATTGTAGTGTTAAATCTTTTCATTGTTATCACTTTAAAGGACTCCAGAGAAAGAGTCTACGACCGCACCATCAATTTCTTGCTAAGGAAGATGAAACCTGATTACGCATGGCCTCGTCTCCAGAAAGATCCAGCAAaggtaagtgtgtgtgtttaaactgATCAGTCACAAGGTCTCCTACACCATCATGGTTCAGATTCATCTAAGGTATGTCTTTTTTATGAGCTTGGAGGGAAGTCTATATTGATATTGTGATATATTTCAGAGTGTTATATttctttttacagcatttgCAAATCAGGTACTGTCATTCAACTTTCAAAACCGAACTTGAAAAATTCTCAACAGAACACTGTAGCTGTTTCACAGAAAGATGAATAATGAGCTTGCCAGGAGTAGCTTTAAATGACAATTTTTCTAAAGCTGCTATTAACCCAAGCAgttcactgatgtttttgttttgcttttagctcctgtcacatttttattcactgtgggctcatttttcatttcaatatCAAGTCCTGCACTtcaatggaaacagcacaaccatgacaagaagtagagaaaatgttttctgtgcagtatgacacagttataatgatttaaatattatttttaaagaaaaaaacaaaagctgaagtGTCCATGTATGTGACCAGTACTTCTCTACATAGAATAGATGTTAaactatttgcattttttttatcaatactgtcttctctctgttttctatAAATACAGCCCACAGTTCAGACCAGTTTAGCAGAAAAGCCCATGAATTTTTATTATGGGATTGTTGGTCATGGCTGAGTCATTATTGGCTTCCTAGTTGTGCTGAGAAGCACAGAATTGtttgtgggggttttttgtttttctttaaagcacCTGGTTTGAACAGATGCTTGATTTTTGTCCAACTTTTAAATGACAAGTgtggaataaagtgatttcAATGAAATATCAAGATTTTATTATTGTCTCTAATGATAATGCACGTCTCAAATGAGCAATTTAAGAATCGTCTCAAAGCTGAAAATGTTATGATTCTCTCAGATTATATAGTTTTCTGGCTCTGGTAAGATGGTTAAGCTTTAAGCAATGCAACTACCTGAATGCTACTGAATCCCTCCCTAGCTTAGAtaaagtgtaaatgtgtgtgattCATTCTTCTTTATGCAGCCCAGCTGGATTTCTGTGGACTTTGATAACTGGAGGGACTGGGAGCATGAAGAAGACGAGGGGAAGGAAGAGTACGACAGATACGTGGATGTGAGTGAAGTCAATGGGCTCAGTAATAAAATCAACTAAGCTCTAGTATTGTTTCAGATCTTCTTCCATACTTTTCAATAACGTATTTTTTGAGAGTTATAGTTTACATGCATGTGTAAAtactctgtttgttttcacagaTGATCCAGGAAATGGCTGCCGGTAACAAAGGAGAAACACCGGACATGGGTGATCTCAGTGATGTGAGTGTTCTGGCAGTTGAagtgcttttaaaatgtaatatggAGTGTTGTCTCTAGACTAATAGTTCAAGCTATATTCTTCGCAACCGAATTGATTCAAAGAATTCGGATCAACAAACTCAATCAAACTCTATGATGTATACAGTAAGAATTCACTCCAGTTTACACATATTCTGATCATATTTGAATGCTGTGATGTTGACAGagaaattacacatttattaATCATTCAAACATGAACACTGACCATTTGTCTACTTTCTTCCCTTACAGTCTGACTGAAACCTTCAACACTTCATCACCTCTTTTGGCTATAAATGTGTAGCTTGGGATACTGAAGACAATGTTATGTTTGCTGAAGCTtgaaatttttttctgaagatttGATGTGTTATTgtccaaaatgctgcttttacgTGTAATTTTCTATGGCATTATTTACTGAGATTGTCCACTGTACACTGGAttgtcattttaataaaaatatgtttgtcaGTCATCGCATGGTGATATAGTGCTTGGAATAATATGATTTACTTTGAATTAGTTGATTACTGGGGTGAGCAGTGGTCGAGGAAGTAATCAGATTATTTGCTTAAGTAAAAGCACAcatacaaaaaggcacaaatgcTTTTCTACAAGTTAAACATCTCAGATGCAGCAGGTAAATCTGAGGGGTCATCACATGATTAAtgtgagaggaaagaaaaaaaaacaatataaagaaaaacagcttttgttttttacttttttataatCTTTGAATTTTGGCGAGATATTGCATTATTAAACACTGAGAAGTTCAGAGGGAAAAATCTCTCATTGCTGCAGCTGTTACCAACTGaccaaggtacgttttatcagTCCGTTTCCTGGCTATAAGTCCCAACTCTTCAATCTGTGATCTGACtacatgctgcattttttttgacaaaatggcAAAGAGATCACTGGTTTAGTCGTCACCAATATATCAAAAGATTgttgtttcctacattatgtaAAATGTTCGGCATGAAAGTACCCATAGCTGTCGCAAAAATGTAGTAAAGTGGAAGCATGAAGCAGCATCAAATGGAAGTACTCAGATGATATTTAAGTTTCTCAGAACTAAAAGTggagtacttgagtaaatgtacttagttatGTTCCCAAGCTGCATGTTGTCATCTCAGAACATAGATGTCTGTTTCAGTAACACCAGAAGATTGTAATCATGCAATTCATATCAACGATTGtctatatttttacaatatttggtggattctatctttttttttcttttttctatgttttacctatcaaaagacaaatataatatttttaatgtatttgtgactttttatttcatgtttaaataaCGTTCAAACAAATCTATTTAAAGGAACAAGTCGAAGGCGTTAAGTTTGGACTATGTTGCTCTCCGTACTAAGCAGACAGCTGTAGTGTTTCGCTGCATGAATGAGTCCGTGTGACAGGGTTTTACAGTTTATGGTCAGAGACAGGCAGAATATTTCCTCTTAACTGCACAGAATGGCTTTTCAGTGTCAACGAGACTGCTATATGAAGGAGGTATGAATCTGTTTACCTGCCTGTGAAAAGACTTTAACTgctgttttctgcagaaatgaTTAGCATGGTGGCTAAGTACCCCACTAgctagctgctgctgcagctaacCGAACTTTTACCTTACGAAACACTGCATTAAGTCTCATTTGTGTAGAGGATTTAACTATGTATTCTTATCCGTACCGTATTACAACTACTCATACTGATGTTGTCATTTCAAACCCACCCGAAATGTAAGAAAGCCCTCCCAAAAAGCAATggaaattgtaattttttacttttatacgTTATGTTTGCTATAAAAGCAATATAATTTTTAGTTATGTTGCGAGTTacgtttctttttcttttgccaaCCTTCTTAACGTTTTATATAAGATTGAAATCCACCACCTGCTGTTAGTTTGAAAGTTGTAGCTTCTATCTATGACAAGTTTTCATCTCACTTGTTTTTGTCTAGTTTGTTACCTCTGTTGTATCCTGCTGCCCTGCCGAACTAAAACAAGAGGTCAATGGAAAGAAAGGAACTTTAAAAGGCTTCAATGTCAAGCTCCAAGATACCATCTTGTTTCCTGAGGGAGGTGGCCAAGTAAGCCGGATCTTTTAAAACGTTACTCTTCTATTTAAATGTCTTTATCGGGCATGTGCCATCAGTGATCGTTGCACGGATGCATACAGATGTGTTTGGGAATGTCACCTTTATTTAAAGTAATACTAATCACCATAAGCCATACATGTCTGATGTTATTTGCCAAATATGCCTACTGAACTAGTGTTGCCCTCCCTCAGCCAGATGACCATGGACTGATAGGAGACGTCCCAGTGTTGAGGGTGACGAGGCAGGGACCGGAGGCTCTACATTTTGTGGTCACCCCTCTGGAGGAGGGTCAGGAAGTGCATGTGAAGGTGGACTGGGAGAGGAGGTTTGATCATATGCAGCAACACTCAGGTGAGGACCTC is part of the Acanthochromis polyacanthus isolate Apoly-LR-REF ecotype Palm Island chromosome 19, KAUST_Apoly_ChrSc, whole genome shotgun sequence genome and encodes:
- the ptges3l gene encoding putative protein PTGES3L; translation: MNKPKIARPEESQPAHALWFDRKKYVTINFMIQRPKDVQVDIQPDKIILCCKNETDDVYYNELHLYDKIQIHDSRERVYDRTINFLLRKMKPDYAWPRLQKDPAKPSWISVDFDNWRDWEHEEDEGKEEYDRYVDMIQEMAAGNKGETPDMGDLSDSD